In Vagococcus luciliae, one genomic interval encodes:
- a CDS encoding sensor histidine kinase encodes MMSKKSRPLIFFYSFLLTFIVLIVTLYTYFYANNQRKWMLELITTRLFKVPIIVYIVLIAIAVSGIVFSILYLVNRHTYGKIEEQLHFLSVGNYDHSIFSNKEKQYQEDGLIDELEQDVQNIRSKMLSMSKELQELSAIPKQVNGESKEDIIKSERQRIARELHDSVSQQLFAATMMLSALNEVVEEMDIPDIVESQLQVVASIINTSQSEMRALLLHLRPINLEEKTLQQGIEMLLKELQTKINIELKWQIENVSLPSSIEDNLFRITQELLSNTLRHAKANLLEVYLKKIDQTVLLRLVDDGVGFDVKEEKVGSYGLRNIRERVQGMGGTCRIVSFKGQGTSIEIKVPILKEERDD; translated from the coding sequence ATGATGTCTAAAAAGAGTCGCCCTCTTATCTTTTTTTATTCGTTTTTATTAACGTTTATTGTATTAATAGTGACGCTTTACACGTATTTTTATGCGAATAATCAACGTAAATGGATGCTTGAATTGATCACGACTCGTCTATTTAAAGTGCCAATTATTGTATATATTGTGTTGATAGCCATTGCAGTTAGTGGAATTGTATTCTCAATTCTATATTTAGTTAATCGACATACATATGGTAAAATTGAAGAACAATTACACTTTCTAAGTGTTGGCAACTATGATCATAGTATTTTTTCAAATAAGGAGAAACAATATCAAGAAGATGGTTTGATTGATGAATTGGAGCAAGATGTTCAAAATATCCGTTCAAAAATGTTATCTATGTCAAAAGAACTACAAGAGTTGAGTGCCATACCTAAACAGGTGAATGGTGAGTCGAAAGAAGATATTATTAAATCTGAAAGACAACGAATTGCAAGAGAACTTCATGATTCTGTTAGTCAGCAGTTATTTGCAGCGACGATGATGTTGTCAGCTTTAAATGAAGTGGTTGAAGAAATGGATATTCCAGACATTGTTGAATCTCAACTACAAGTTGTTGCTTCAATTATTAATACATCTCAATCAGAAATGCGCGCGCTATTATTACATTTAAGGCCTATTAATTTAGAAGAGAAAACATTGCAACAAGGAATTGAAATGTTATTGAAAGAATTACAAACAAAGATTAATATAGAGCTAAAGTGGCAAATAGAAAATGTATCCTTACCTAGTTCAATAGAAGATAATTTATTTAGAATCACACAAGAGCTTTTGTCCAACACCTTGCGTCATGCTAAAGCTAATTTACTAGAAGTTTACTTAAAAAAAATCGATCAAACGGTTTTATTGCGATTGGTAGATGATGGAGTTGGATTTGATGTGAAAGAAGAAAAAGTAGGTAGCTATGGTTTACGAAATATTCGTGAGCGCGTTCAAGGTATGGGAGGAACGTGTCGGATAGTGAGTTTTAAAGGACAAGGAACAAGTATTGAAATTAAAGTCCCGATTCTAAAGGAGGAACGTGATGATTAA
- a CDS encoding response regulator transcription factor, whose product MIKVLLVDDHEMVRLGVSSYLSIQSDIEVVGEAENGLVGYEKALEKRPDVILMDLVMEVMDGIEATKKILLEWPEAKVIIVTSFIDDEKVYPAIEAGAAGYLLKTSSAKDIANAIRSAYNGEKVLEPEVTSKMMERLSKPKVHVLHEDLTNREKEILLLISEGKSNQEIADELFITLKTVKTHVSNILSKLDVDDRTQAAIYAFKHGIVK is encoded by the coding sequence ATGATTAAAGTACTGTTAGTAGATGATCATGAGATGGTTCGTTTAGGGGTATCGTCTTATTTATCCATCCAATCTGATATTGAGGTGGTAGGAGAAGCTGAGAATGGTTTGGTAGGTTATGAAAAAGCATTAGAAAAAAGGCCAGATGTGATTTTAATGGATTTAGTGATGGAAGTAATGGATGGGATTGAAGCCACAAAAAAAATTTTATTAGAGTGGCCAGAAGCAAAAGTGATTATCGTGACGAGCTTCATTGATGATGAGAAGGTTTATCCAGCTATTGAAGCAGGTGCTGCTGGTTATTTATTAAAAACATCGTCGGCTAAAGATATAGCCAATGCTATTAGATCAGCATATAATGGTGAAAAAGTACTAGAACCTGAAGTAACTAGTAAAATGATGGAGCGATTATCTAAACCAAAAGTTCATGTTTTACATGAGGATTTAACTAATAGGGAGAAAGAAATATTACTACTAATCTCTGAAGGGAAAAGTAACCAAGAAATAGCAGATGAGTTATTTATCACATTAAAGACAGTGAAAACACATGTATCGAATATCTTATCAAAACTAGATGTAGATGATAGAACACAGGCAGCTATTTATGCGTTTAAACATGGAATTGTAAAATAA
- a CDS encoding potassium channel family protein has translation MRKTFAVIGLGRFGGSVCRELVESNQEVLAIDNCEDRVNEYMNIATHTVLANAQDEATLRSLGLRNFDHVIVTIGEDIQASILVTLMAKEMGVPHITAKAQNEYHGRVLEKVGADLVVHPERDMGFRLGHKLTSNNMIDFIELSDDYSLAEIRVNYKQFFNKTIQEINFRKHYNVTIVAIRRGKNDLIVSPPAEQVILEGDVLLVVGHNDDVDYLDAKMK, from the coding sequence ATGAGGAAAACATTTGCAGTTATCGGATTAGGGCGTTTTGGTGGTAGTGTGTGTAGAGAATTAGTAGAATCAAACCAAGAAGTATTAGCAATTGATAATTGCGAAGATCGTGTTAACGAATACATGAATATTGCCACTCATACCGTTTTGGCTAATGCTCAAGATGAAGCAACGTTACGTTCATTAGGTTTAAGAAATTTTGACCATGTGATTGTGACAATTGGGGAAGATATTCAAGCAAGTATTTTAGTGACATTGATGGCAAAAGAAATGGGTGTACCACATATTACTGCTAAAGCTCAAAATGAGTATCATGGACGAGTATTAGAAAAAGTTGGGGCAGACTTAGTTGTTCATCCTGAACGAGATATGGGTTTCCGATTGGGGCATAAATTAACGTCGAATAATATGATTGATTTCATTGAGTTATCCGATGACTATTCTTTAGCTGAAATTCGTGTTAATTATAAACAATTCTTTAATAAAACAATTCAAGAAATTAATTTCAGAAAGCATTACAATGTCACTATTGTAGCAATTCGTCGGGGAAAAAATGATTTGATTGTTTCACCTCCTGCTGAACAAGTTATTTTAGAAGGAGATGTTTTACTTGTCGTTGGGCATAATGATGATGTCGATTATCTAGATGCAAAAATGAAATAA
- a CDS encoding HesB/YadR/YfhF family protein — translation MKLIVTDDAHKWFVEELGIESGDFVRFFGKYGGSTNVHVGFSTGIQLVEPENPLITTVIDGITYFVEQSDDWFFTDYTLTIDRDDLLNEPNFTYA, via the coding sequence ATGAAACTTATAGTAACTGATGATGCACACAAATGGTTTGTAGAAGAACTAGGAATAGAATCTGGAGATTTTGTCCGCTTTTTTGGGAAATATGGCGGTAGTACTAATGTTCATGTTGGGTTTTCAACCGGTATTCAATTAGTTGAGCCAGAAAATCCATTAATAACGACGGTAATTGATGGTATCACTTATTTTGTAGAACAGTCAGATGATTGGTTTTTTACCGATTATACATTGACTATTGATAGAGATGACTTATTAAATGAACCGAATTTTACCTATGCCTAA
- a CDS encoding DUF1189 domain-containing protein, whose amino-acid sequence MRTFDLIKASFKQPTLLLEGRNKKGFHVFLYLLLLAIVLSLPVIYQATLITKTIQDDGEKIIQKLPDFSIEDNTLVTKEKTDGFIYQTDSIIFTFDPTDKRTKKEIESDATGNVLVVGLLKKEVIMILPRVSTTTDIMDNNVLSIPYSMYQANGLNKQILEQLFTSNSSQSMWFSVISLVTWFMVFFNLFVDIVILTFFANLFTKFRLIGFRYKDVFKIIVYAATLPSVLTAVLQFIWPSVSFGSVGVALTLLIYFNALPKRIKK is encoded by the coding sequence ATGCGAACATTTGACTTAATTAAGGCTAGTTTTAAACAACCTACTTTGTTATTAGAAGGTCGAAATAAAAAAGGATTTCACGTTTTTTTATATCTATTATTACTAGCTATTGTACTGTCACTTCCTGTTATTTATCAGGCAACCTTAATCACAAAGACTATTCAAGATGATGGAGAAAAAATCATTCAAAAACTACCTGATTTTTCTATTGAAGATAACACATTAGTGACAAAAGAAAAAACAGATGGCTTTATCTACCAAACAGATTCTATTATTTTTACATTTGATCCCACAGATAAGCGAACAAAAAAAGAAATTGAATCAGATGCAACCGGAAACGTACTCGTTGTTGGATTATTAAAAAAAGAAGTTATCATGATTTTACCTAGAGTCAGTACAACAACAGATATTATGGATAATAACGTTCTTAGTATTCCATATTCAATGTATCAAGCAAATGGATTGAACAAACAAATACTAGAGCAACTTTTTACTAGTAATAGTAGTCAATCAATGTGGTTTAGTGTTATTTCCCTAGTAACTTGGTTTATGGTGTTTTTTAATCTGTTTGTCGATATCGTCATTCTTACCTTTTTTGCCAATTTATTTACTAAATTTAGGCTGATTGGATTTAGATATAAGGATGTTTTCAAAATCATTGTATATGCTGCCACCTTACCGAGTGTTTTAACAGCTGTTCTTCAATTCATTTGGCCAAGTGTTTCATTTGGTTCCGTTGGAGTAGCCTTGACCCTTTTAATTTATTTCAATGCTCTACCAAAACGTATAAAAAAATAG
- a CDS encoding superoxide dismutase yields MTYTLPDLPYAYDALEPHIDELTMKLHHDKHHNTYVTNLNAAIEKHPELGEQSIEELITNLNDVPEDIRMAVRNNGGGHANHAFFWEIMGPNGGGEPTGAIKGAIESAFGSYDNFKDQFLAAATGRFGSGWAWLVDNNGKLEIMSTPNQDSPLTEGKTPLLGIDVWEHAYYKKYSNVRPDYVKAFFNVINWDEVNNRYKAVQK; encoded by the coding sequence ATGACTTATACTTTACCAGATTTACCATATGCATATGATGCGTTAGAACCACATATTGATGAATTAACAATGAAATTACATCATGACAAACATCACAATACATATGTGACTAATTTAAATGCGGCAATTGAAAAACATCCAGAATTGGGTGAGCAATCAATTGAAGAATTAATTACTAATTTAAACGATGTCCCTGAAGATATCCGTATGGCTGTTAGAAACAATGGTGGCGGACACGCAAATCATGCATTCTTCTGGGAAATTATGGGACCTAATGGTGGTGGAGAACCTACTGGGGCAATTAAAGGTGCAATTGAAAGTGCATTTGGTAGCTATGATAACTTTAAAGATCAATTTTTAGCAGCTGCCACTGGTCGTTTTGGTTCAGGTTGGGCCTGGTTAGTTGATAACAATGGGAAATTAGAAATTATGTCAACCCCAAACCAAGATTCTCCATTAACTGAAGGAAAGACTCCTTTATTAGGTATAGATGTTTGGGAACATGCTTACTATAAAAAATATAGCAATGTTAGACCTGACTATGTGAAAGCATTTTTCAATGTGATTAACTGGGATGAAGTAAACAACCGTTATAAAGCAGTTCAAAAATAA
- a CDS encoding DUF1507 family protein → MLELSKESVLSALKHEADKIKHLLTNQRNHQCIAQCKAFEEVVDTQMFGFSKQVEFAQSIGLIDRQEGLDMVIELEKELNRVYNTVYQEVKESES, encoded by the coding sequence ATGTTAGAACTATCTAAAGAATCGGTATTAAGTGCATTAAAACATGAAGCTGATAAAATTAAACACTTGCTAACGAATCAAAGAAATCATCAATGTATTGCCCAGTGTAAAGCCTTTGAAGAAGTCGTTGATACACAAATGTTTGGTTTTTCAAAACAGGTAGAATTCGCTCAATCCATTGGTTTAATTGACAGACAAGAAGGGCTTGATATGGTTATCGAATTAGAAAAAGAGTTAAATAGAGTCTATAACACGGTATATCAAGAAGTAAAAGAGTCAGAGAGTTAA
- a CDS encoding FtsW/RodA/SpoVE family cell cycle protein, translating to MHKKINKKFFLDYLILVPYLILSVVGILMVYSASSVNSQGLALEAIKQGGFFIVGLIAIFFIYKMKTQVFQNKQFIMTAIITIGALLILTKFTSLGVKGGGADGWLKIGAITLQPVEFLKIIVIWYLAYILSRRQGTILSHFKDALLKPMMLIGLLIFLVLIQPDTGGAAILILITLIMVLASGIPYLYSLVAIGGGVVVSTFLIQFIALFGGALFPKRMMYVYKRFKTFTNPFEDPLGDGHQMINSYFALNNGGWFGLGLGKSIQKKGFLTNAQTDFMFSIVVEELGLILSLILLVLLFFLILRIFAIGIRSTDSFNSLMCIGVAGMILIQVFVNLGGVTGLIPLTGVTFPFLSQGGSSLVTLSIGVGFALNISADEKRKKYESNEYEETRLLLMLND from the coding sequence GTGCATAAAAAAATAAATAAAAAATTTTTTCTAGACTATCTCATTTTAGTTCCTTATTTGATATTATCAGTTGTTGGAATATTAATGGTATATAGTGCAAGCTCTGTTAATTCACAAGGTTTAGCTTTAGAAGCAATTAAACAAGGTGGATTTTTTATTGTGGGGTTAATTGCTATTTTCTTTATTTATAAAATGAAAACACAAGTATTTCAGAATAAACAGTTTATTATGACTGCTATTATCACAATAGGAGCTTTGCTTATTTTGACGAAATTCACTAGTTTAGGTGTTAAAGGAGGAGGCGCTGATGGCTGGTTGAAGATTGGTGCTATCACATTACAACCTGTTGAATTTTTAAAAATTATTGTCATATGGTATTTAGCTTATATTTTGTCGCGTAGACAAGGTACAATTTTATCTCATTTTAAAGATGCCTTACTAAAACCTATGATGTTAATTGGTTTATTAATTTTTCTAGTATTAATTCAACCAGATACTGGAGGAGCAGCTATTTTAATTTTGATTACATTAATTATGGTTTTAGCTAGCGGGATACCGTATTTATATAGTCTAGTAGCGATTGGTGGAGGGGTAGTTGTATCCACCTTTTTAATTCAATTTATAGCATTATTTGGAGGGGCATTATTTCCAAAACGTATGATGTACGTATATAAACGATTTAAAACATTTACTAATCCATTTGAAGACCCATTAGGCGATGGACATCAGATGATTAATTCATATTTTGCTCTGAATAATGGTGGTTGGTTTGGTTTAGGTCTTGGTAAGAGTATTCAAAAAAAAGGTTTTTTAACGAATGCTCAGACAGATTTTATGTTTTCAATTGTGGTTGAAGAATTAGGGTTAATTCTGTCATTGATTTTACTTGTGTTATTATTCTTTTTGATTTTAAGAATATTTGCCATTGGCATTCGTTCAACGGATAGTTTTAATTCGTTAATGTGTATAGGAGTTGCTGGCATGATACTAATACAAGTATTTGTTAATTTAGGAGGTGTCACTGGGTTGATTCCATTAACGGGTGTGACGTTTCCTTTCTTAAGTCAAGGAGGATCGAGTTTAGTTACTTTATCAATCGGTGTTGGCTTTGCATTAAATATTAGTGCAGATGAAAAACGTAAAAAATATGAAAGCAACGAGTATGAAGAGACTCGTTTGCTATTAATGTTAAATGATTAA